A stretch of DNA from Scleropages formosus chromosome 13, fSclFor1.1, whole genome shotgun sequence:
CATCTTCCCAGGGcatcaaagaaaaacaatatgCAGTCCAGGGCTCAGTGGAATCTGGCAATGTCTCTTGTGGAGTTCTGTTGCTGTCTGTGTCTTGTGCATAGCACAGTTACAGGTAGGCACGCAATTCCCATGTTCCATGTGTGCCGTTTGAAAACTGGCAGTTCTGTAAAATCTGTATAATTTTGTTAATAGTTGCACATGTGTAAATTACCAATATAGTGACTGCTGTTTTCAGTTAGCactttaaataacattaaaaagacatacagtacatttgtgtTGTTGGTCACTAATTATTTCTCATTGTCTGAGCTCAAGGGAAATTTGCTACGTAATTTACAAATCGGTGAACGTGAAATTTGGGGTAAAGTTTATGTGGTGACGAACAAGTTAAAATGCTCATTTAACGGGAACAGAAACAATGGACAATCACGAATGTCCACCTTAAGGCATTCCaaagaaaagataaaaatgaagacaagTAATAAAAGAATTAGTGATGCATTTTAGATGAGTGGCTGTTTTGGAGTTTAAGGTGACAAAATATTGATTTTCAATGTCCTACAGCTGATCCTCCTGCTGAGCTCAAGATCCTGGATCCTGGGTACTTGGGTCACCTGTACATTAACTGGACTCTGCCTGCAAGCCTGCGAAATCTGAACAATTGCTTTGTTCGATTCCAGCTTCAGTACTTTGATACCTCTGAGAACAGGTTGAAGGTAAAGTCTCATGATGTGAAGGTTCTTGCCAAAGAGTGCATATTTAAAGCGTCCATGTCTTTACTGCAAGTCCCACTTACAGTAGCGTATTGAGTGATCTCTGTACATTCCCACTGACAGGTGGTGAGAACAACAGAGCACAGCTATAGCGCCTACTTCAACCTGGAGAAGGATGCTCACGTGAGGGTAGAGACCCTCATTAGCGGGCCTTGTGTTAATGGCTCCGATGAGCTCCGCAGCATGTCCTCAGAGGCTGTTCTACGAGCCCACTCAAGAGGTAAGCATTGCTGCATGCCAGGTAAGGACTCGCAAATCCCGTTCCAAGAGCTGCTCCCTAGTTCTTAGGAACTTCTCAAAAAAGGCAGCGTGTTGTAAATTCCTAGCACTTTCCTCCATACACagtataaacaaagaaaatgttgaaaCCGTTTTTCAGTGCAGTTTGTTCAGTTCATCCACCACCTGTGTGCAGCTGCAGCGTTGGCTATGCAAGATCCAAGTTTGTTTATAGGGAACTGTGATATTAAGAACTATGCTGGCAAAGGACTTGAGGCTAACAATGAATCCATTCCAAATATGCAGTATTAAATCTGAAGACATGGGCCAATTGTATCATCTCACCTTGTAAAAATTTAATGGTAACAAATTCAGCAGTGCATCATGTAAACCGCGGCATAAGGGCATGCATGAGAACCACTAAAAACTGAGTCTAGAAGTGTGTTTAAATAACAGGTAACAAATAACATTCTGTAGGTCTCCATGGCTCCAAGATTGAAGACCTGACATGTGTATTCTACAATGGGGAATATATGGATTGCATCTGGacgaagaaaaacacaaaacctcCACATTCCCACTACCATCTGTACTTCTGGTAGGGTTCTTGCCTCGTCTTGAATACTGCATTATTACAGCTTTCATGTTGGTGCCATTGTAACATTACTGATtgaatgagaaaaatgtaaaatgacagcaGACAGTAACTATAGTTAATGAACAAGAAGCAGCGAATTTTCCAGCTCCAGTTTAATacgtaaaaaatacaaataattaaaaaggtaACTTGGAGTGGACAGTGGTTTGACAGATGAAATAAATGTCTGGTTAATTGCAGGCACAGTgggtggacaaaaaaaaaaaaaaaaaactttaatttggATCATTATATTATTGGTAGTGATGGGCTGTGTTCCTAATAAAATCAAGTTACATTGGTGATAATCTCTGGTTAGttcattttttccagtaaatttGGTTTACTCATTCTTTTTGTGCCGATGTTACATGTACAGTAAGTAATTTTAAACTGAACATTAACCTTTACCGAAGTAAACTTTAACTGCATCCTGAAACCAAATTTCCATACATCAAAActaaaatgcacacattgctCCTCTCTTTCATTTTGCAGGCACCAAGGCATGGAGCAAGCCCAGGAATGCCCTCAATACATTGAGTTGCACAGAGAAAGGACTGGCTGCAGGCTATACTGGCCTTTGCTGCTTGAGTTTACAGAGTTTAATATCTGTGTGAATGGTTCTGCCATGGGTCTCCCCCTGCAAGCGGCCTACTTCATTCTGCAGGTACAGAATCAAGGTAAGAACCTGCTTCATCCCAATACCTCAAGGTCCCTGGAGGTTTGAATGGCCCCTAACCGTGTACACGCACCTCCGTGTGTCTCCAGTGAAGCCAGCTCCTGTGAAGGCTCTGAACCTGGAACCCACCATGGATGGGCAGTTCCTTCTGGAATGGGCACCGCCAGAAGGGAGAGTCCCTGGGCACTGCTTGGAGTTTGAGGTGGAGTCTGTGGCAGGGGACACAGAGGGTCCAAAGGTACTGCCCACCTTTCCACACACAGTGTTTCGGTTCAGTCCTGTGAAATCCACGTGTGCATTCGGTGTGGCTCTTGCACACATATCTTTGACATGTCAGAATTTGTGCCTATTCAGCTGCTTGAAGATATAGCCCGCTGTTTTAGAGTCTAGGCTATTCTTTTAGAGTCTAGGCTGTTCTTAGAATTGTAATGCAGatcttgtcttgtttttttctatatttaatgtttaaaatatcatGGCTAAAACAGTACAAATGTAGTGATGCTCTAAATTACATCTTTTAATAATAACCACATGTTTAATCAGGCTTGCAGTGCTctacagcctatcctggaagcacagaacaggaggcagggtacaccctgtcCGTCTGTCCACATGTTCTAGCtgtgaggaaaccagggcacctggaggaaaaccacatgaacacatggacacatgcaaactccagacaggctCAGCTAAATTTAAGACTATATTGTGCTGTAAATATGAACAACTCTAACaggctctggggggggggggggggagaaaaactTTGTAgcacaatttaatttttgaaaagtgtATTGGCACTTAACTGTAAAACCACATTTTGATCTGGGAACTGGAGTTCTTGCTAATGTGCTTTATTATGTCACCCTTCTGTACCAACAACATGGcgattgtgtttattttattattttcccattGACTTATGTCTGTATCTGACGATGAGATGTACAACCAGTTGAAATATACCAGTTGAAAGGTTGAATATATCCTCATGGATGCCAACCATCCAGCTCATGCCTTCTTCACACTTAGACCCTCTGGGAAATGCTACTGAAACTCCACCGATCTCCACCCACAGCTCCTGCTTCATAAACAGCTTCTTCCCGTAGGCTGTTAGAACATTGAATCACCGGTGATCTGGCTGTTGCCATACTTGCATTacattacttattcattgtACCATTACTGCCAAACTGTACTGGCATTTACACGTAGTCATATCCTACTTACTTGTGCTGTGAATTGCACTACTGTATAGTAATGTCCTTACTTTGCACTTCTGCATTATGCTGCCGTATGTTTTCTTGTCTTGaactattgttttgtttgtttataaccTTCCACTACCCCCAGCCTCCAatttacagtgctgtggaaaaagtatttgcccccttcctgaattatttttttgcatatttgtcagttaaatgattgagctcatcaaacaaattttaatattacacaaagataaccgagatacaaaatgcagtttttaaatgatgatttcatttattaaaggaaaaaagctgtccaaacctacctggccctatgtggaaaaagtaattgccccctaaacctaataactggttgtgccacccttggcggcaacaactgtAATCAAGCATTTGCGATTACTGGCAAtaagtctttcacatcgctgtggaggaattttggcccactcttctttgtagaattgttttaattcatccACATtagagggttttcgagcatgaatggcctgtttaaggtcatgccacaacATCTCAAttggatttaagtccggactttgactaggccactccaaaaccttaatttcatttttttttttttttttttttttttttttttttttttttttggagccattcagaggtggacttgctggtgtgttttggatcattgtcctgctgcataacccaagtgcgctcgagcttgaggtcacgaactgatggccggacattccccttcaggattttctggtagagcgcagaattcatggttccatcaattatggaaagttgtccaggtcctgaagctgcaaagcagccccagaccatcacactaccaccaccatgttttactgttggtataatgttctttttatgaaattctGTGTTGGTTTatgccagatgtaacgggacgcacaccttccaaaaagttcaacttttgtctcatcagtccacagaatatttgcccaaaagtcttggggataatcaagatgttttttggcaaatgtgagacgagcctttgtgttttttggtcagcagtggctttcgccttggaactctcccatggatgccatttttgcccagtctctttattgttgaatcatgaacactgactttAACTGAGGCAAATGAAGCCTGCAATTCTTTAGATGATGTTCTGGGTttttttatgagctcctggatgagtcgtcattgcgctcttggagtaatttttgTAGGCCGGCCActtctgggaaggttcaccactgttccaagttttctcgattagtggataatggctctcaccgtggttcgctggagtcgcaaagccttagaaatggctttgtaactctttccagactgatacatgtcaattactttgtttctcatctgttcttgaatttttttagatcgcggcatgatgtgttgctttttgagatgttttggcatgcttcactttgtcagacaggttctgtttaagtgatttcttgattcaacagatctggcagtaatcaggcctgggtgtggcaagtgaaatttaactcagtttTCCAagaaatgtggttaatcacagttcattcatgatttaacaagggggggaggtggcaattactttttcacatggggccaggtaggtttggacagcttttttcccttaaatgaaatcatcatttaaaaactgcattttgtatttacgcgggttatctttgtgtaatattaaaatttgtttggtCTCAGttatttaactgtgacaaatatgcaaaaactaTATAACTTGCACGTGACTATATAACTTGACTATACACTTAACTATATAACTTGAAACTCGAACTTGAAGTTCCTTCCTCTGGGTTGGGGTTTCTAAGGAATTTATTGAAGCAGAATGTGGGTGCAGCAGCATGTAGGATATGCTGAAATGCTGACCTTGATGTTTTCCGCTGTTGCTCACAGGAGAGGAAAATCACACGATTGTGGTCGTTCGTGGTCTCCCGACCAGACCAGTGCACAAGTGTTTGCCTGAGGGTCCGTGGCAGAGTGCACCACTTCTGTGCTGACAGAAGCTTTTGGAGCGAGTGGAGCCAAGCGCTCTGCACACCACATGGGGCTGGGCTCCCTAACCTCTGTGTGGATTAAAGGGAGACCTTTGTGTGGGCGAATGTTGCCCTGACAGGGGACAGTATGCTGATGGTGCATTCCTTACCCTCCTTCAAAGACCGACTGCCTTCTTGCCTCTACAGAAGCTGCTGAGCTTGAGGGTCTTGCTGTAACTACCACCCTCTTCTATCTCTGCTTATTGCTGTGTGAAACTCTATGAACAGAGCAACTGCTggacttatttttaattatgaacaATTTCTGATGATAAACGGGTCCTCCACAAGTCTACACAAAGGGATATTAAGTCCCTAAATATTCTCAACTTCATACCAGCTTGTAACTAACAACTgaagcaaaattaaaaccaGGCTTGAGGGCTTGACTAGTGGGGGTTAGAGGATGTTTATCCCCCCTCCTTGTGTCTTTCCATTCACATCCTGTAGCTGGGACTCTGGTTAAAGCCTGATCACACTATACTCTAACCAGATTGCtatgctcctcctcctcctctgcccgcttggtggtcccaagcacaaaaggtccaaaatgaaaagcacagacaTTTTCAGTTGTGGCTCCAGTGTAGTGGAATGAACTCCcgctgtcactcagaactgctgaatctcaatcaccattcaagaagggtcttgaaactcGCCTCTTTTGAAGTCTCTActactctgatctcctttgtgCCCTCTAAATGTGTACTATGGCATCTGTTTAACCTATTTGCacctacttgtgtaatgtatgctagTTCTTACGGTGGTATGTTACGAAGTGACTGTACCCAAAAATCATGTGCcagcatccaaatctctcctcctgtcagCGTAGCATGGGAGGGGTGGGACGGTACAGTCATTCAGTCCAAAGATGAGTGTTTTTCGGGTACAGCTAGTACAACTGCCTTTCCTGCACTAGTTGTTCTCGTCAGGAAAGTCACATCGGCCACTTCATGCGTTAACAGGTTGTGAtgcagaatggggaaaaaaaatagcaaaagtGGCTAACCCAGCTGGACGCAGGGAACCTGACATAAGAATCCCCTGCCACAATGcttattgttcttatttttatctGTAAACTTCTGCATAATGCACTGCTGAAAGTGTACAACTTCTTTTAGTACTGTTAAAGCTTTCCAAAATAACAGGCTATCATACTATATTGCCAGTTGTCTTGCCAGTTTATCACcctttgctctttattaaatgtattacagtTTAAGAATTTGCATAATAAAGAAAACCTTACTAAAATGTTAACCGCACCATACTAATTGCTTTTTACTTAATCCATGAAGACAGCTAGAGATTCACGGGACAGGAAAGGGCGAGTGGAAAATGTGAACATACAAAAGTGGGTTATAATGAGAAGAAGAGTGGGTATTGTGGTGGTTCAAGATGGAGCCTTGGCCTGAAGATTGCTGGTTCTC
This window harbors:
- the LOC108925286 gene encoding interleukin-13 receptor subunit alpha-2-like produces the protein MKTTDPPAELKILDPGYLGHLYINWTLPASLRNLNNCFVRFQLQYFDTSENRLKVVRTTEHSYSAYFNLEKDAHVRVETLISGPCVNGSDELRSMSSEAVLRAHSRGLHGSKIEDLTCVFYNGEYMDCIWTKKNTKPPHSHYHLYFWHQGMEQAQECPQYIELHRERTGCRLYWPLLLEFTEFNICVNGSAMGLPLQAAYFILQVQNQVKPAPVKALNLEPTMDGQFLLEWAPPEGRVPGHCLEFEVESVAGDTEGPKERKITRLWSFVVSRPDQCTSVCLRVRGRVHHFCADRSFWSEWSQALCTPHGAGLPNLCVD